In Comamonadaceae bacterium OS-1, a single window of DNA contains:
- the lspA_2 gene encoding lipoprotein signal peptidase: MTRSVLVPPTRWPWLGLALLLWGTDQAIKYAVTQWMQLFESRSVFNGFNWVYVLNPGAAFSFLADAGGWQRDFFTAIAFLVSTVLVVLLWRGVATKLEALAYTLMIAGALGNATDRMRIGAVVDYLDVYWRAWHWPAFNFADICVSVAALLLVLGPMRQGGQTHASERKSHAA, encoded by the coding sequence ATGACTAGATCTGTTCTTGTGCCGCCCACACGCTGGCCGTGGCTGGGTTTAGCTCTACTTTTGTGGGGTACTGACCAAGCTATCAAATACGCGGTGACCCAATGGATGCAGCTGTTTGAGAGCCGATCTGTCTTCAACGGGTTCAATTGGGTTTACGTCTTGAATCCCGGTGCAGCATTCTCTTTCCTGGCGGATGCCGGTGGTTGGCAACGCGACTTTTTTACCGCTATCGCCTTTCTGGTCAGCACAGTGCTGGTGGTGTTGCTTTGGCGCGGTGTCGCTACCAAGTTGGAGGCACTGGCCTACACCCTAATGATCGCGGGCGCGTTGGGTAACGCCACTGATCGCATGCGTATCGGTGCCGTGGTGGACTACCTCGATGTCTATTGGCGCGCATGGCATTGGCCTGCATTTAATTTTGCCGATATATGCGTTAGCGTAGCCGCACTCCTGCTGGTGTTGGGCCCAATGCGTCAAGGTGGCCAAACGCATGCCAGCGAACGGAAAAGCCATGCCGCATAG
- the bdbC gene encoding disulfide bond formation protein C has protein sequence MLSTAGSLFLSEVMDYAPCVLCWYQRIPMYALVVVLGVGLYEQDPGVVKYAKPLALIGVVLAAYHCLLYLGFIPKSIQPCGKGPSCGDVKLELWGFVTIPLMSLLAFLALCTGLYLSKKKRPK, from the coding sequence ATGCTCTCTACCGCAGGCAGCCTATTCCTCAGCGAAGTGATGGACTACGCACCTTGCGTGCTGTGCTGGTACCAGCGCATCCCCATGTACGCCCTGGTGGTTGTATTGGGAGTCGGTCTGTATGAGCAAGACCCAGGCGTGGTGAAGTACGCCAAACCGCTGGCCCTCATCGGCGTAGTGCTGGCTGCTTACCACTGCCTGCTCTATCTCGGCTTTATCCCCAAAAGCATCCAACCCTGTGGAAAAGGTCCGTCCTGCGGCGATGTGAAGCTGGAGCTGTGGGGTTTTGTGACGATTCCGTTGATGTCACTGCTGGCATTTTTAGCCCTTTGCACAGGCTTGTATTTAAGTAAGAAAAAGAGACCTAAATGA
- the cusA gene encoding cation efflux system protein CusA produces MIAKFIRWSIANRFLVLLATVMLCAWGVYSVACTPLDALPDLSDVQVIIRTTYPGQAPRIVENQITYPLTTTMLSVPGAKTVRGYSFFGDSFVYVLFEDGTDLYWARSRVLEYLNQVQSRLPAAAKASIGPDATGVGWIYQYALVDRSGTQDASQLRALQDWFLKFELKTIPNVAEVASIGGMVRQYQIVLDPNKLAAYGIPHTKVVEAIQKANQETGGSVLELGEAEYMVRASGYLQGLDDFRKVPLMTTTAGVSVRLGDVARIQLGPEMRRGIGELDGDGEAAGGVIVMRSGKNALETIAAVKEKLKTLQSSLPKGVEIVPVYDRSNLIERAVDNLTHKLLEEFIVVAVVCFIFLFHLRSALVAIVSLPLGILAAFIVMHYQGVNANIMSLGGIAIAIGAMVDAAVVMIENAHKHLEQWGHAHPGETLQGEARWRVIGDSAAEVGPALFFSLLIITLSFIPVFTLEAQEGRLFSPLAFTKTYSMAAAAGLSVTLIPVLMGYLIRGHIPDENNNPLNRLLIAVYRPLLNAVLRAPKMTLVVAAVLLVLSLWPLQHIGGEFMPRLDEGDLLYMPSALPGLSTGKASELLQQTDRLIKTVPEVASVYGKAGRAETATDSAPMEMFETTIQFKPKEQWRAGMTQDKLVEELDRIVKVPGLANIWVPPIRNRIDMLATGIKSPVGVKVAGTDLAEIDRIAGEIERAVKDVPGVSSALAERLTGGRYVDINIRREDAARFGLNIADVQSVISSAVGGENIGETVEGLQRFPINLRYPREIRDSLEKLRVLPIVTERGQRLVLSDVADIRITDGPPMLRSENARLSGWVYVDIRGRDLRSAVQDMQKAVAQQVKLPPGYSVSWSGQFEYLERATAKLKVVVPFTLLIIFVLLYLTFASFGEAVLIMAALPFALVGGIWLLYLLNYNLSIAGAVGFIALAGVSAEFGVIMLLYLKNAWHERLDQGKTSEADLLDAIREGAVLRVRPKAMTVAVILAGLFPIMWGTGTGSEVMQRIAAPMVGGMITAPLLSMFVIPAAYLLMRRPREPKTSTTTKTWRLAFWTK; encoded by the coding sequence ATGATCGCCAAATTCATTCGGTGGTCCATCGCCAACCGCTTCCTCGTGCTGTTGGCAACGGTGATGTTGTGCGCCTGGGGTGTCTATTCAGTCGCATGCACGCCGTTGGACGCACTGCCTGACCTGTCGGACGTACAGGTGATCATCCGCACCACCTACCCGGGCCAAGCTCCACGCATCGTGGAGAACCAGATCACCTACCCGCTGACGACCACCATGCTGTCGGTGCCGGGGGCGAAGACGGTACGCGGCTATTCCTTCTTTGGCGACAGCTTCGTCTACGTGCTATTCGAAGATGGCACCGACCTGTACTGGGCGCGTTCGCGGGTGCTGGAGTACCTGAACCAGGTGCAGTCGCGCCTGCCGGCGGCGGCCAAAGCATCCATCGGACCCGATGCCACCGGTGTGGGCTGGATCTACCAGTACGCGCTGGTGGACCGCAGCGGCACGCAGGACGCTTCGCAATTGCGTGCCCTGCAGGATTGGTTCCTCAAGTTCGAGCTGAAAACCATCCCCAACGTGGCCGAGGTCGCCTCCATTGGTGGCATGGTGCGCCAGTACCAGATCGTGCTCGATCCGAACAAGCTGGCGGCCTATGGCATTCCGCACACCAAGGTGGTCGAAGCCATACAGAAGGCGAACCAGGAAACCGGTGGTTCGGTGCTGGAACTTGGAGAGGCCGAGTACATGGTGCGCGCCTCCGGCTACCTACAAGGCCTGGACGATTTCCGCAAGGTACCCTTGATGACCACCACTGCGGGGGTGTCGGTCCGCCTGGGAGACGTGGCGCGCATCCAGCTTGGCCCAGAAATGCGCCGGGGCATCGGTGAGCTGGACGGCGACGGCGAAGCCGCAGGCGGCGTAATCGTGATGCGTTCTGGCAAGAATGCGCTGGAAACCATTGCTGCGGTGAAGGAAAAACTCAAAACCTTGCAGTCCAGCCTGCCCAAGGGGGTGGAGATCGTGCCGGTCTACGACCGCTCTAACCTGATCGAGCGTGCGGTAGACAACCTGACGCACAAGCTGCTGGAGGAGTTCATCGTCGTCGCGGTGGTGTGTTTCATCTTCCTTTTCCACCTGCGCTCCGCCCTGGTGGCCATCGTCTCGCTACCCCTGGGCATTCTGGCCGCGTTCATCGTCATGCACTACCAGGGCGTGAACGCCAACATCATGTCACTCGGGGGAATTGCCATCGCCATCGGGGCCATGGTCGATGCGGCGGTAGTGATGATCGAGAACGCCCACAAGCATCTGGAGCAATGGGGCCACGCGCATCCGGGGGAAACACTGCAAGGGGAAGCCCGCTGGCGTGTGATCGGCGATTCGGCTGCAGAAGTGGGACCGGCGCTGTTCTTCTCGCTGCTGATCATCACGCTGTCGTTTATTCCGGTGTTCACGCTGGAAGCACAGGAAGGCCGCCTGTTCTCGCCTCTGGCCTTTACCAAGACCTATTCGATGGCGGCAGCGGCGGGCTTGTCGGTGACCCTGATCCCGGTGCTGATGGGCTACCTCATCCGTGGCCATATACCCGACGAAAACAACAACCCGTTGAATCGCCTCCTGATCGCGGTGTACCGCCCGTTGTTGAATGCGGTTTTGCGTGCGCCCAAGATGACCTTAGTGGTCGCAGCCGTGCTGCTGGTGCTGAGTCTATGGCCGCTGCAGCACATCGGCGGCGAGTTCATGCCACGTTTGGACGAAGGCGATCTGCTCTATATGCCGTCCGCTCTGCCGGGGCTTTCAACCGGCAAGGCCAGCGAGCTGTTGCAGCAGACCGACCGCCTGATCAAGACCGTGCCCGAAGTGGCCAGCGTCTACGGCAAAGCCGGGCGGGCCGAGACCGCGACCGACTCCGCGCCAATGGAGATGTTCGAGACCACGATCCAGTTCAAGCCCAAGGAGCAATGGCGCGCTGGCATGACGCAGGACAAGCTGGTGGAGGAACTGGACAGGATTGTCAAAGTCCCCGGCCTGGCCAACATCTGGGTACCGCCGATCCGCAACCGCATCGACATGCTGGCCACCGGCATCAAGAGCCCGGTGGGAGTCAAGGTGGCGGGAACTGACCTGGCCGAGATCGACCGTATCGCTGGCGAGATTGAGCGTGCGGTGAAGGACGTACCGGGCGTGAGTAGTGCCTTGGCTGAGCGTTTGACCGGTGGCCGCTATGTGGACATCAACATTCGCCGGGAGGATGCTGCGCGCTTCGGCCTGAACATTGCCGATGTGCAGTCGGTGATCTCATCGGCGGTAGGGGGCGAGAACATCGGCGAGACAGTTGAGGGCCTGCAACGCTTCCCCATCAATCTGCGCTACCCCCGTGAAATCCGGGATTCGCTAGAAAAGCTACGCGTACTACCCATTGTCACGGAACGCGGTCAGCGTCTGGTCCTGTCGGATGTTGCAGATATCCGCATCACCGATGGCCCACCCATGCTGCGCAGTGAGAACGCCCGTCTGTCCGGCTGGGTCTATGTGGACATCCGTGGGCGTGACCTGCGCTCGGCGGTGCAGGACATGCAGAAGGCGGTAGCGCAACAGGTCAAGCTACCACCCGGCTACTCCGTGTCCTGGTCTGGCCAGTTCGAATACCTGGAACGCGCCACGGCCAAGCTCAAGGTGGTGGTGCCGTTCACGCTGCTCATCATCTTCGTATTGCTGTACCTGACGTTTGCCAGCTTTGGCGAAGCGGTACTGATCATGGCCGCACTGCCATTTGCGCTGGTTGGCGGGATTTGGCTGCTCTATCTGCTGAACTACAACTTGTCGATTGCAGGTGCGGTGGGCTTCATCGCCTTGGCCGGGGTGTCTGCCGAGTTCGGCGTGATCATGCTGCTGTACCTGAAGAACGCCTGGCATGAACGCCTGGACCAGGGCAAGACCAGCGAGGCCGACTTGCTCGATGCGATACGTGAAGGTGCGGTACTGCGAGTGCGGCCCAAAGCCATGACGGTGGCGGTCATTCTTGCGGGCCTGTTCCCGATCATGTGGGGCACCGGTACCGGCTCCGAAGTGATGCAGCGCATCGCCGCGCCGATGGTGGGCGGAATGATCACCGCGCCCCTACTGTCGATGTTTGTGATTCCGGCGGCCTACCTGCTGATGCGGCGACCACGGGAACCCAAGACCAGTACCACGACAAAAACTTGGCGACTCGCGTTCTGGACCAAGTGA
- the mdtA_1 gene encoding multidrug resistance protein MdtA encodes MMKPKPLLISLVCAGVLGAAGYGLYAMGMHRGMGAAAMPASSGPAAAVPATAPDAGPQSVAQGEEATRRHIAAGIKAGDVDPTTGKKILYYHDPMVPGNKFDKPAKSPFMDMMLVPVYADSDGDGSKVTVSSRIQQNLGVRTAEVTQGALSPQLSAVGNIAFNERDQAFVQARAMGYIERLHVRATLDRVSKGQPLAELYVPDWIAAQEEFLSVRRMQGTDLASLVDGARQRMRQVGMSDELIRLVESSGKTQPRTTLVSPIAGVVVELMAREGMTVMPGATLFRINGLSSVWANAEVPEGQVALIRPGTKVQANSAAAPGTALHGTVQALLPEVNMATRTLKARVELANPGNLLVPGMFVNMQFMDMRAEKSLLIPTEAVIQTGKRVVVMLAEDKGKFRPVEVDIGIESNGQTEIKRGLQAGQRVVVSSQFLIDSEASLKGIEARLNDAPQASAANTAPRHEGEAKIDAIGKEAITLSHGPIASLKWGAMTMDFKLPASGKPRNLEPGDRVSFEFYMDAEGLPQLTRITSMAPDSQAAPAKMTGNKP; translated from the coding sequence ATGATGAAACCCAAACCCTTGCTGATCAGCCTGGTCTGTGCCGGTGTACTCGGGGCCGCCGGTTACGGCCTCTATGCCATGGGCATGCACCGTGGCATGGGCGCGGCTGCCATGCCAGCGTCTTCAGGCCCTGCTGCGGCTGTACCGGCGACGGCACCGGATGCCGGTCCGCAAAGCGTAGCCCAAGGCGAGGAAGCCACCCGTAGACACATCGCGGCTGGCATCAAAGCCGGAGATGTCGATCCCACCACCGGCAAGAAGATCCTCTACTACCACGACCCCATGGTGCCGGGGAACAAGTTCGACAAACCTGCCAAGTCACCCTTCATGGACATGATGCTGGTGCCCGTCTATGCCGACAGTGATGGTGACGGCAGCAAGGTCACAGTGAGTTCCCGTATCCAGCAGAACCTGGGTGTGCGGACTGCGGAAGTGACACAAGGCGCGTTGTCACCCCAACTATCCGCGGTGGGCAATATTGCCTTCAACGAGCGCGACCAAGCCTTTGTACAGGCCCGTGCAATGGGGTACATCGAACGCCTGCACGTACGCGCCACGCTGGACCGTGTCAGCAAAGGCCAGCCACTGGCTGAACTCTACGTGCCGGACTGGATTGCCGCACAGGAAGAATTCCTCTCCGTGCGGCGCATGCAGGGCACGGATCTGGCCAGCCTGGTTGATGGCGCACGCCAGCGCATGCGCCAGGTGGGCATGAGCGACGAACTGATACGCTTGGTGGAAAGCAGTGGCAAGACCCAGCCACGGACCACCCTCGTCTCACCCATCGCCGGGGTGGTGGTGGAACTCATGGCCCGCGAAGGCATGACCGTCATGCCGGGTGCAACACTGTTCCGCATCAACGGTTTGTCGTCCGTTTGGGCCAACGCCGAAGTGCCGGAAGGCCAGGTTGCATTGATCCGCCCTGGCACCAAGGTCCAGGCCAACAGTGCTGCCGCACCTGGCACCGCACTGCATGGCACGGTGCAGGCCCTTTTGCCGGAAGTGAATATGGCTACCCGCACTCTCAAAGCCCGGGTGGAGTTAGCCAATCCCGGCAACTTGCTGGTACCCGGCATGTTCGTCAACATGCAGTTCATGGACATGCGGGCGGAGAAATCGCTGCTGATTCCGACCGAAGCAGTGATCCAGACCGGTAAGCGCGTCGTGGTCATGTTGGCCGAAGACAAGGGCAAGTTCCGTCCGGTCGAGGTGGATATCGGAATTGAGAGCAATGGTCAAACCGAGATCAAGCGTGGCCTACAGGCTGGGCAGCGCGTGGTGGTGTCGTCCCAGTTTCTGATCGACTCGGAGGCTAGCCTCAAAGGTATCGAGGCGCGCCTGAACGATGCGCCCCAGGCCAGTGCGGCCAACACGGCACCCCGCCACGAGGGTGAAGCCAAGATTGACGCCATCGGTAAAGAGGCCATCACGCTGTCGCATGGACCGATTGCATCCCTCAAATGGGGTGCGATGACCATGGACTTCAAGCTACCCGCCAGCGGCAAGCCCCGCAATCTGGAGCCCGGCGACCGGGTCAGCTTTGAGTTCTACATGGACGCGGAGGGCTTGCCACAACTCACCCGTATCACTTCCATGGCTCCTGACTCACAGGCTGCACCCGCCAAAATGACAGGAAACAAACCATGA
- the copA gene encoding copper-exporting P-type ATPase — protein MALEPEMPSLDETENPELVDFRRRFWWTLPLSVAVMVLAMLGHRLQWFDMQVQSWIELTLSLPVVLWAGWPFFVRGFQSVQNRSPNMWTLISLGTGAAFIYSLVATLVPQVFPSSFMSMGRVAVYFEAAAVIISLTLLGQILELKARSQTSAAIKSLLGLAPKTARRIANDGSEDDIPLNHVHVGDRLRVRPGEKVPVDGIVLEGESAVDESMLTGEPIPTTKRNGDKLIGATLNTSGALTMQAERVGSTTMLSQIVQMVVQAQRSKAPMQRMADKVAGYFVMTVVSIAILTFFAWGVFGPEQGWVYGLINAVAVLIIACPCALGLATPMSIMVATGRGASHGVLFRDAAAIENFRKIDTLIVDKTGTLTEGKPVFNSAIPVGSYQESDVLHWAASLDQGSEHPLADAIVKAARERGLALEKVDGFESTSGIGVRGSVGGKKLALGNTALMDQIGVSVADLAARAENLRKEGASVVYLVVDGKLAGLLAVSDPIKQSTSAALAELKAAGMRIIMATGDGLTTAKAVANKLGIDEVHGEVKPADKLALVEKLQKEGRIVAMAGDGINDAPALAKADVGIAMGTGTDVAMNSAQVTLVKGDLRGIATARALSNATIANMQQNLAFAFFYNALGVPLAAGVLFPFTGWLLSPMVAALAMSLSSASVITNALRLRKTVLKV, from the coding sequence ATGGCGCTGGAGCCGGAAATGCCCAGTCTGGATGAAACAGAAAACCCTGAACTGGTGGATTTTCGGCGCCGTTTCTGGTGGACCTTGCCCCTAAGCGTGGCGGTCATGGTGTTAGCCATGCTGGGCCATCGCTTGCAATGGTTCGATATGCAAGTGCAAAGCTGGATCGAGCTGACGCTGAGTTTGCCTGTCGTGCTGTGGGCAGGTTGGCCGTTCTTTGTACGTGGTTTTCAGTCGGTGCAGAACCGTAGCCCGAACATGTGGACATTGATCAGTTTGGGTACTGGCGCGGCGTTTATCTACAGCCTGGTCGCGACCCTTGTACCGCAGGTCTTTCCTTCATCATTCATGTCCATGGGCCGCGTGGCGGTGTACTTCGAGGCGGCAGCAGTGATTATTTCACTCACGTTGCTGGGACAGATACTGGAACTAAAAGCTCGCTCACAAACCTCAGCAGCCATCAAATCGTTGCTAGGGTTGGCACCTAAGACAGCGCGGCGGATTGCCAACGATGGCAGCGAAGATGACATCCCCTTGAACCATGTGCATGTGGGCGACCGTCTACGGGTGCGTCCAGGTGAAAAAGTGCCAGTTGACGGCATCGTGCTGGAGGGAGAGAGCGCGGTAGATGAATCTATGCTTACAGGCGAACCGATACCGACCACCAAGCGCAACGGCGACAAGCTGATTGGAGCTACCTTGAACACCTCGGGGGCCCTCACTATGCAGGCCGAGCGGGTTGGCTCTACCACCATGCTGTCCCAAATCGTGCAGATGGTCGTGCAGGCGCAGCGCTCCAAAGCCCCGATGCAACGCATGGCCGACAAGGTGGCTGGTTACTTTGTGATGACCGTGGTCTCGATTGCAATCCTGACCTTCTTTGCCTGGGGCGTGTTTGGTCCGGAGCAAGGATGGGTTTATGGCCTGATCAATGCGGTGGCAGTTCTCATCATCGCCTGTCCGTGTGCGTTGGGCTTGGCTACACCGATGTCGATCATGGTGGCGACCGGGCGTGGTGCCAGCCATGGTGTGCTGTTCAGAGATGCTGCAGCGATCGAAAACTTCCGCAAGATTGACACTTTGATCGTGGACAAGACAGGGACTCTCACGGAGGGTAAACCCGTTTTTAACAGCGCCATTCCTGTCGGGAGCTACCAAGAGAGTGATGTATTGCACTGGGCGGCCAGTCTGGACCAAGGTAGCGAGCACCCATTGGCCGATGCAATCGTGAAAGCAGCTCGGGAACGTGGGCTGGCACTGGAAAAAGTAGACGGATTTGAATCCACCAGTGGCATTGGTGTACGTGGATCGGTGGGTGGCAAAAAACTGGCATTGGGCAACACGGCGCTAATGGACCAAATAGGGGTTTCCGTAGCAGACCTGGCTGCGCGCGCTGAGAACTTGCGCAAAGAGGGTGCCAGCGTTGTGTATTTAGTAGTGGACGGCAAACTGGCTGGACTACTGGCCGTCTCGGACCCCATCAAGCAAAGTACGAGTGCAGCCCTGGCCGAACTCAAAGCAGCGGGCATGCGCATCATCATGGCGACAGGAGATGGATTGACGACCGCCAAGGCTGTCGCAAACAAGTTGGGGATTGATGAGGTGCATGGTGAAGTGAAACCCGCCGATAAACTGGCCCTGGTCGAGAAACTGCAAAAGGAAGGCCGTATCGTAGCCATGGCCGGTGATGGCATCAACGATGCGCCTGCGCTCGCAAAAGCCGACGTGGGCATTGCCATGGGTACCGGTACGGATGTGGCGATGAACAGCGCCCAGGTCACTCTAGTTAAGGGGGATCTGCGGGGTATTGCCACTGCGCGGGCTTTGTCCAACGCGACGATTGCCAATATGCAGCAAAACCTTGCGTTTGCATTTTTCTACAACGCGTTGGGCGTACCTTTGGCGGCAGGCGTACTATTCCCCTTCACGGGGTGGCTCTTGTCGCCTATGGTGGCCGCATTGGCCATGAGTCTGAGCTCAGCATCGGTAATTACCAATGCGCTGCGGTTACGCAAGACGGTACTTAAAGTCTGA